One part of the Amphiura filiformis chromosome 5, Afil_fr2py, whole genome shotgun sequence genome encodes these proteins:
- the LOC140151655 gene encoding follicle-stimulating hormone receptor-like: MELETHLTKARILRNTLITYLPTNGLKYITTLDLQETYTLKKFPPVFRFERIEVAKLNYFSHCCAFNYLVQQNADYTKLHKIGSNVKTTDCNNTGTSLKPRPSVAVMDIGGGHLPSKYSSADVSVFFHRDRIYDPIPFPSSLADSIQTSGPVPTSSKDYRWIPAIDHNISHFYNGTECNPFVEKNYSAVKCTPKPDAFNPCSDVMGYIFLRIVVWFIAMTALIGNFIVLLVLLAYRSKMTVPKFLMCNLSFADLCMGVYLLMVASVDLHTLREYFNYAISWQHEAGCKLAGFISIFSSELSIFSLTVLTIERWYTIIYAIDLNKRIRLRQAAKIIISAWLFAILIAALPMLGVGSYGVTSMCIPFYIGKDTSAISYAYVLFILLFNALAFLIICSCYVKMYLTVHNPHTAMQRKDSKVAKRMAVLIFTDFACWAPIAIFGISAAFGMPLLTVNQSKVLIVLFYPINSCANPFLYAIFTKAFRRDFFVMLAKHGMFEKQAMKYRGAHSDHRSYSQAHSYTSSREGQNKCHYRGSSGSLLTQISNDARSSVAVFEKDTIHDIDSPDGKTAKPSHITIPLMPLKDRNHSQHSLSPSDHPCEERKPTAQTSTPETGNESANNNNKQPLMKKLSAVLHVDYTISDLDTVPEERCSSPDNPEIYLEVPNVQGQSFMRAPDANDYLDDDDDFYEDAMAEDLKELENERKNSKTDSGIQSNTTTPTDKADQQIVNKTRVLELLNKESDQGTETTL; the protein is encoded by the exons ATGGAGTTGGAGACACATCTGACAAAAGCTCG AATACTAAGAAATACATTAATAACCTACCTACCAACAAACGGATTGAAGTACATAACGACACTGGATCTTCAGGAAACATATACCCTGAAAAAGTTCCCACCTGTGTTTCGTTTTGAGCGCATCGAAGTAGCCAAGCTGAATTACTTCAGTCACTGTTGTGCCTTTAACTACCTAgtgcaacagaatgcagattatACCAAATTACACAAAATTGGATCAAACGTAAAAACAACTGATTGTAACAATACTGGTACATCATTGAAACCTCGTCCCAGTGTGGCAGTCATGGACATAGGTGGTGGTCACCTGCCTTCTAAATACAGTTCTGCTGATGTTTCAGTATTCTTTCATAGGGATAGAATCTATGATCCTATTCCATTTCCATCTAGTTTGGCAGACTCTATTCAAACCAGTGGTCCAGTACCTACTAGTTCAAAAGATTATCGTTGGATTCCTGCAATTGATCACAATATAAGTCATTTCTACAATGGAACAGAGTGTAATCCATTTGTAGAAAAGAACTATTCAGCTGTAAAATGTACCCCCAAACCTGATGCATTCAATCCATGCTCCGATGTCATGGGCTATATATTCCTTCGCATTGTCGTCTGGTTTATTGCAATGACGGCTTTAATAGGAAACTTTATTGTTCTTTTGGTTTTATTGGCTTACCGAAGCAAAATGACTGTGCCCAAATTCCTCATGTGTAATTTATCTTTTGCAGATTTGTGTATGGGTGTATACTTGCTCATGGTGGCGTCTGTCGATCTACATACATTGCGTGAATATTTCAACTACGCTATATCATGGCAACATGAAGCTGGCTGTAAACTTGCAGGTTTCATCTCCATTTTTTCAAGTGAACTTTCTATATTTTCTCTGACGGTTCTTACCATAGAACGTTGGTATACCATCATTTATGCTATTGACTTAAATAAACGCATTAGACTGAGACAGGCTGCCAAAATAATCATCAGTGCTTGGCTGTTTGCCATTTTGATTGCTGCATTACCAATGCTTGGCGTAGGTAGCTATGGCGTTACTAGTATGTGCATTCCATTTTATATTGGAAAGGACACTTCTGCCATTAGTTATGCCTATGTGTTATTCATCTTACTGTTTAATGCACTAGCATTCTTGATCATCTGTTCCTGTTATGTCAAAATGTATCTTACAGTGCATAATCCACATACAGCCATGCAGCGTAAAGACTCAAAAGTTGCCAAACGTATGGCAGTGCTTATATTCACAGACTTTGCTTGTTGGGCACCAATAGCTATTTTTGGTATATCAGCAGCTTTTGGGATGCCTCTACTAACAGTAAATCAGTCCAAAGTATTAATTGTCTTGTTCTATCCCATCAATTCTTGTGCAAATCCATTCCTCTATGCTATCTTCACTAAAGCATTCCGTCGTGATTTCTTTGTGATGCTAGCCAAACATGGAATGTTTGAGAAGCAGGCCATGAAATACCGGGGAGCACACAGTGATCACCGCTCTTATTCACAAGCTCATTCATACACATCATCTCGTGAAGGTCAAAATAAGTGTCACTACCGGGGCTCCTCTGGATCCTTACTCACCCAAATCTCAAATGATGCAAGATCATCAGTAGCTGTGTTTGAAAAAGACACTATTCATGATATTGATAGTCCTGATGGTAAAACCGCCAAACCAAGTCATATTACCATACCCCTGATGCCTCTTAAAGATCGGAATCACAGCCAGCATAGTCTCAGTCCATCAGATCATCCATGTGAAGAAAGAAAACCAACAGCCCAAACATCAACACCAGAAACAGGTAATGAATCAGctaataacaacaataaacaaCCCTTGATGAAAAAACTAAGTGCTGTGTTACATGTAGATTACACAATCAGTGATTTGGATACAGTCCCAGAAGAGAGATGCAGCAGTCCAGATAATCCTGAAATATACCTTGAAGTTCCCAATGTACAAGGACAATCATTTATGAGAGCGCCGGATGCTAATGATtatttagatgatgatgatgatttttatGAAGATGCTATGGCAGAGGATCTGAAAGAATTGGAAAATGAAAGGAAAAATAGCAAGACTGACAGTGGTATACAATCAAATACTACAACTCCTACAGATAAAGCTGATCAGCAGATTGTCAACAAAACAAGGGTGCTGGAATTGTTAAACAAGGAATCTGACCAGGGAACAGAGACAACTCTGTAA